Genomic DNA from Caloenas nicobarica isolate bCalNic1 chromosome 3, bCalNic1.hap1, whole genome shotgun sequence:
atgacttttttctccaggataaaaTACAGGAACGTAGCGAGCAGATGGGCGGctggaaggggagaggaggaaggatgaGCCATGGGCTCCTTGCTGTGGGACATCGCAGCTGCTGAAGGATGCTGCCGCGATAATAAGGGAATAAAAACCCAGAGAAAGGCAATTAAAACCCTCCCCGCCAGCGGGACACGGCTGGGAAGGCGATGGGGTGGGATCCGACGTCCCACCGGGCGCATCCTCCCTGGAACAATTCCACATGGAGCCAGGATTTGGGGCTGATGTACCCCCAGGGGGTGACAGCACATCCCTGGGTCTGGCTCCTCGTTTTTAAGAcgtgagaaaatatttctgtggttttatttcataTCGGGAGCTCCAGCTGTTATTAAAACCGATTTCGAGGAGGGGTGATGCCCACGCAGAGTTTGGCCCCGGGGGAAACCTCCTCGGGTTTGCTGATTAACACCGGGGGACCACGATGTTCCATCCCCGGGGCTTGTACCCGGCTGCCATCCCAGGTCCCCATCTCTGGGACATCCCAGAGTGACGTTTGGGAGCACCCCGGGGTTTTATTCGGTTGCAATTCCTAATGCAAATGCAACCAGGATGGATGTTCCAAGTGCTTTCTCACCAAGGGACCACAACAGCCCCCATTGCTGGGATGGAGATAGTCCCAGCTGCCTCTTGCTGGTCCCTTTTCCCAGCCCCATCAGCGCAAAAATCTTACTTAGGGCACAAATATCTCCAGCAGCTCAACTGCACGTGCCAAAGACACCCCTTAAAATTGTATTCTAGTTTGGAAACGTGGCCAGGCGGAGTTTAACAGGAGTGGGAACAAAACGTGGGATGGTCTGAAATTCCCCTCGTCAAGGAATTTGCCTCCCCAGCCAAGCAACCAGATCCAGTCGCTCTCTGTAAAGTAAAATATCAGCAAATGGCTCAGTTTTCTGGCAAAATCAGGTCATTAAAAACTGGTTTGTTTCACTAATTTCTGCAGGTGTGGTGAGGAAATTGTCTTGCTTGTGCACACCCAGTTTTTTCTCCTGGCTGCAACTCGGGGGGAAATAAGAAACTGGATCGAAAAGGCACTTTTACACTGCTCGAAAATGCTGCAAATTAAGAGAAGTGAGCTGGAAATCATCCTGCCCATGGTGAaaccccatcctcctcctcctcctcagcatgGTCTGAACACGAAGCCAGGGCTGAGAACAAGGGGGTGACCCACAGTTTGGGGTGAACGCCCCAGAAATGATGCTCTGGGGTGGGGACGCATCCCTCCGCTGCTCTTTTCAGGGCGTTTGATGCCACCATGCCTTGCAGGGGGCTGCACCAGCGCCCTGATGCAGGGGAAGCAGGACCCAGGTGGGCTGAGTACCCTCTGTGTACCTGCcaaaagtttcaaaaaaaaaaaagtatttatttcatttttttaaatcattggGCCAAACCAGAGGTCAGAGGCCAAAGCAGAGGAGCGGCTGCATTTCCCTGTGTTGCACAATCGCCTCACTAAGCACCGCTGGGACaaggggacagacagacggatGGGGAAGACACAACACTTGCTGTCGCCTCCCCCACGACCCACACCTCCAGCACACGCGGCGTTTCGAGAAAGTTTGTCCTTAGCCGGCACCTGTCGTCCGCCGCAAAGGCTGCTGGGACTTGTAGTTTTCACCTCTCCGCCACCACCACGCAGGCGCAGAACTTCCCCTCCCGGGCTgccggagctggggaagggaaagcGTTCTCCGATTGGCCCGGCGACGGCCTCTCCCACCCTGTATCTGATTTATGATTGGTTTGGCCGCACCTCCTGCTTTCTGGTTGGCCGGCTGCTGCTAGTGGGCGGGGTGACCGGTAGTGGCGGGAATTGCGGCGGCGGACGCGAGCGGGCGGCTGTGGTGAGCGGGGAGCCGGCCCGGGCGAGGGGCTGGGACGAGTGGAAGCGGGAACGAATTTGGACCTGAGGGGCTGCCGGGGAAGGGGGATGGTGGGTCAGGGGCCTGAAGTGGGGCAAGGGTCTTAGGCCAGGtgctgggaagagctgggcCTGAGGGGATGGCGGAGGCGGGGAAGGGAAAGGGTCTTACGGAAGGAgcggggcagagctgggcctgAGGGGATGGTGAAGGGCGGGCAGGGAAAAGGGCTGAGGTGGGGAAGGAGATGGGGCTgaggggggtgggggaagggggTTGAGGTGGCCAAGAGGTGTTAGTTGAGAtgctgggaagagctgggcctgaggggaggggggaggtggggaaagggacagggacaagggcGGGGTGGGCGAGGGGCCTGAGGTGGGTGGGGGGGTTTTAGGCGAGAAGTGGGGAAGAGCCGGGCCTGAGGGGATGAGGGAGGGGGACTGAGTTGAGGTGGGGAGCTATGGAGATAATTAAGGGAGGGGATGAGGCgctgccccactggtgcaagcccagctacagctgagaccgcatctggaatatcgtgtccagttctgggcccctcagttccagcaggacagggaactgctggagagagtccagcgcagccacgaagatgctgaaaggagtggagcatctcccgtgtgaggaaaggctgaggagctggggcttttgagctggagaagaggagactgaggggtgacctcattcatggttatggtgaagggtgagtgtcaggaggatggagccaggctcttctcagtgacaaccaacagtaagacaaggggtaatgggttcaagctggaacacaggaggttccacttaaatttgagaagaaacttcttctcagtgagggtgacagaacactggaccaggctgcccagggaggttgtggagtctcctcctctgcagacattccaacccgcctggacaccttcctgtgtaacctcatctgggtgttcctgctccggcggggggattgggctggatgagctttcgaggtcccttccaatccctgacattctgtgattctgtgtgaggTGGGGAAGGGGACTGGGCTTGTGCACATGCAGATAGGGGCTTGTACTGGGCTGTggtgggggtgggtttgggaGAAGGTTGGGGTTCGGTCAGGCTGGATTTAGGGGGAAGGTTGGGGTTTGGTGTGGAGTGGGTTTGGGGGAAGGTTGGGGTTTGGTGGGGAGTGGGTTTGGGGGAAGGTTGGGGTTTGGTGGGGAGTGGGTTTGGGAGAAGGTTGGGGTTTGGTCTGTGACGggggctgcaggctggagagcagggaaTAGGGTGGGAGGGGGTTGGGAGGACTGGGTGAAAAGATGAAAGATTTGGGAAAGGAGAACAGCTAGGGGATGGAGCTGGAGGGGgattgagaaagaaaattgggtggggaggaaggggtTAGGTTGGGGGAGCTGGAcagaaggtttgggaagggaggagaattTAGGGGGATGTGGGGCTTTGAAGGCAACAGCTGCGGGGTAGGGGGGAGGTTGAAAGGGGAGGGGTTGAGGGGGTTGTGAATGGAACATGTGGGGCAtaaaaaagctgagaaaatttGAGTTGGAGAGAAGAATTTATTTGTTAATTAAAGATCTAACTTGGGCTGGTGTTAAAGAGCACTGGGGCAGGGAGAAGTGAGATGAGGGGCTAAAGTGGGACCAGGATATTCAGGGGATAAGACTGTGAGGGGGAATTGAGTGAGGGACCATGACGATCTCAGGGAGTCTGTGCTAGAGAGTGAAGAATCACCTGGGGTAGGTAATGTGGGAATGGGACAGGGGGCTTGAGGTGGGGGCGAAATGCAGTGTGGGGCTTGTGAAGGGGTGAACTGGAGAAAGGGGGTGAGTATCAGGGCACGAACCAGTAGAAAATCAGTGGTGGAAATGCAGGAATACAACATAGCCATTGATGGGGAAGTACATTAATGAGGGGGGGAAACTGAAGGCAAAAGATCTAGTGCCAAACTGGCGCTTTTGgcaaacttaatttctttaaaagtcaGTTCTGGAAACAGCCATTACCCAGGAGGTCTTGTCTTCCCTTTCATGCCCTGCTCAGGAAACGTGTCTATAAAacgtttttttctttctcactgaaCTTCATCTGCTGTGGACAAATCAATGTCACTTCCCAGGTGGTTGCGTCCCGCTGCGCAGTCAGGATTCTACTTGATAATGTCTTGAAGTTATCATGGATATAGGTTTTATCTTAAAAACCCAGTTTCGTTTTCTGTCCTCATGCAGCTGCATCATATCCTGATACATATGCCAATAAAATCGATACCGGTTGGAAGTATTTGCAGTTGATAGTTGGTAAACTGCTTGGTTTGGGAGAGTTTTAAGCTTTTAATCCCTTTCTTTTCCAGGGTTTTACTGTAGGTGATGACCAGTTGCCATGagttcaaatattttcctctgatttGCCATTTGCTGGGCTGAAGCGAGGGATGGCTGCGGAAGCCAAGTACAGCATCGTGCGAGAAGTGGGCCGGGGGAGCTACGGCGTGGTTTACGAGGCCATCGTTAACCAAACGAGGAGCAAAGTCGCTGTGAAAAGGATGCATTGCAACGTGCCCGAAAATGTCGAACTGGCTCTGCAAGAGTTCTGGGCCCTGCAGAGCATCCGGAGGCAACACGAGAACGTGATCCAGTTGGAGGAGTGTATCCTGCAGGATGGGCAAGCCTTTCAGCCAATTAGTCATCGTTACAGGAAATCAGACAGCCATTTGCTACTAATCGAGACCTGCCTGAAAGGGCGGAGGTGCATGGATCCCAAATCCGCCTGCTTTCTGTGGTTCGTCATGGAGTTTTGCGATGGGGGCAACATGAACGAATACCTGTTGTCCCGTGGCCCCGATGCGCAGCTGAACAACAGCTTCATGCGGCAGCTCAGCAGCGCTGTGGCGTTCCTGCACAGAAACCACATTGTGCACAGGGACCTCAAATCCGAcaatattttgatttctcatAGATGTGGAAGTCCCATCGTGAAGGTAAGGGAATAAAACTTGGCTGTAACGAGTGTGTGACCTACACGCTTACACGTCGTGTGCTTCGGAACGGGCTTTTAGTGAGTCTTGTGATACTTGTAATAAGTGTACTCAGAACATCTGATATCAGTtgtgggttttaattttttaggaGTCTTGGGAGGAAGTTGAGGTCACGGTGGTGTTTCTAATGTCCGTTGAGAGGAGCAGTTCAGGGCTGTTGAATTTCTGCACCCTAAATAATCAGAGAGATGACGATCAGTCGAAAAATGAAGCAATATTTTCTGTGCCCTTAAACTTTAAGAACACACTGTCCCGTTACAACAACCAGCGCTTCCAATATTGCTGCCTCAAGCACATATTGATGCTCAGGGGAGGTGGGGAGTGTCTTCGTGCTGCGTGTGGGTTGATGCCCTGATGGAGATGAAGATGTTTGGCTGCATTTCTTGTAGCACCAAACTGAAAGTCTGTGCAGCCGCTTTTCAGCGAGCTGAAAACACTGGGAGCCAGCTCGCTCCCGAACTTTTGGTCCTGAGAGTTCCCATAGTCGGACATAAAATAACGGGCTGGTAGATAATTCATTTCTTGACCGTTCAGATCAATAATGGTATTTGTAGTTTGACCTGTAGGAGCCATCAAGGGACGGTTAAATCAATGTCGTCTTAATCACTGTAGATAATAATGGTAATGCAAGAGATTCAGCGCGCTCACCACGGAACAGTAAGAGCTAATTCTACCGTAGATGTTGTTCAATGTATATTTATGCCTGATTAGATGTAATCAGAGTGAGCTGCACTGAAAGATAACGCTCAGGTAACTGTTTTGCCCATCTTGGGAAGGGGAACAAACAACAGGAATTTTGGGAACGGGCAGCTCAGAGGAAATAATCAGCTTTTCATTTCACCAGGGTTGCCACCTGACAAGTGTTGGTGCCACGTTGTGGGGCATTTCGGAGAGGAATTCACTGAGCTGCTGTTCATAAACACGGTGTTTGTGAATAACTGATTTTGGTTTTCGTTTGACGCGTTGCAGGTTGCAGATTTTGGCCTGAGCAAGGTGTGTCAGGGGAAAGGGAATGTGAACCAGCATCGCTTCTCCTCTGCATGCGGCTCAAACTTCTACATGGCTCCAGAAGTCTGGGAAGGTCACTACACAGCCAAGGCTGACGTATTTGCCCTTGGAATCATTTTCTGGGCTATGGTGGAGAGGATCACCTTCCGAGACGGGGATACTGAGAAGGAATTGCTCGGTGAGGGTCGGATCAGCGCTGTCCTGTTGTCAGGGGACGCCCTGGATCCATAGGGATCCTCTGAGAGGTGTTTCTCCCAGGCGTAGTTACAAATGCTTTAGATGTGACTTTTTCCAAGCCCCTTGCAACCCAAAGAAACCCAaaattggtttttttggggacgttttgggtttttgtttttaagagaacAGTAAAGAAATCCCTTTTTCTTCAGCACACATTGCTCCTGATTTGGTTG
This window encodes:
- the LOC135987550 gene encoding serine/threonine-protein kinase 35-like, whose translation is MAAEAKYSIVREVGRGSYGVVYEAIVNQTRSKVAVKRMHCNVPENVELALQEFWALQSIRRQHENVIQLEECILQDGQAFQPISHRYRKSDSHLLLIETCLKGRRCMDPKSACFLWFVMEFCDGGNMNEYLLSRGPDAQLNNSFMRQLSSAVAFLHRNHIVHRDLKSDNILISHRCGSPIVKVADFGLSKVCQGKGNVNQHRFSSACGSNFYMAPEVWEGHYTAKADVFALGIIFWAMVERITFRDGDTEKELLGTYICQGKELIPLGEALLENPNLKLQIPLKSKKSMPDDLCKLLRDMLAFNPKERLDAFQLEVRIRQISYGKKRQRSVS